From Hydra vulgaris chromosome 07, alternate assembly HydraT2T_AEP, a single genomic window includes:
- the LOC136082488 gene encoding uncharacterized protein LOC136082488, which yields MALNQENCHKSDCFEGIQREKLLSEVHRYFLQDTKRTTLVLYGMSGVGKTQIARMYCNIYHTFYKNFVWIDAAFGKLQTSVKNHGQIINLIIHDSKGDYFNIEVIVEKIHNYYKNEKTLYIFDNVDDESVKGLKMYISTKPNSFTLITSQWRTWSNKVNKVFIDVFSYEDAFAYVKNNIKEYTDKNIKNLIKKLGYHPFAITQAIKYINIHKISIVKYIDRYRSNPIKILNTDIFPTEEESKSAIKAINLVLMKLEKNKIIPFKTLNCLSYCDGQNINKKFIIQILNQMKIGEEHLIDETIGLLISYSLLNCDNNDKYSMHELTQLSCRCFQSRNSSTKTYIDLIENCFKFELNEVKDHVDYGNHFVFHFLHMFHINKKLMSETFHHKTTSIKKLLVCKGLFDEAIEILKAIHKFNAETYGENNELTTNTEYDIADCLYEMGEYNKALEIFDFVDKIQTKSLGINHSSTMETKHNIARCLYMMGNFIEASKLFQLLDKSRTEVLGINHPDTMRTKHSIALCLNAMGKYNEALEIYYSVEKIQTKILSINNRETMRTKHNIANCLYAMGKYTEALEIYYSVEKIQTEILGINNRDTMKTKHNIANCVHAMGKCNEALEIYYSVEKSRTEVLCINHPDTMLTKHNIATCLKEMGKYNEALEIYYSVEKIQTVILGINHPDTMRTKLSIAICLKDMGKYNEALEIYYSVEKIQSEILGINHPDSMKTKHNIAICLKDMGKYNEALEIYYSVEKIQTDILGINHPDTMKTKHNIANCLYAMGKCTEALETYYSVDKIRTEILGISHPNTMLTKHNIAICLNEMGKYNEALEIYYSVEKIQTDIFGINHPDTMRTKHNIANCLYAMGTYNEALEIYYSVDKINTEILGINHPGTMITKHNIAICLKEMGKYNEALEIYYSVEKIQTKILGINHPDTMRTKHNIANCLYAMGTYNEALEIYYSVDKVKTEILGINHPDTMITKHNIAICLKEMGKYNEALEIYYSVEKIQTKILGINHPDTMRTKHNIANCLYAMGTYNEALEIYYSVDKIKTEILGINHPDIMRTKLSIANCLKEMGKYNEALEMCYSVDKIITEILGINHPNTMRTKKSIAMCLNKLDTRQKTCLNQQMFYFILYMLISFIFLLIKTKFIK from the coding sequence GTATTCAACGTGAAAAATTACTTAGTGAAGTTCATCGATATTTTTTACAAGATACAAAAAGGACAACTTTAGTATTATATGGAATGTCCGGTGTTGGGAAGACACAGATAGCCAGAatgtattgtaatatatatcATACCTTCTACAAAAACTTTGTTTGGATAGATGCCGCATTCGGAAAGTTACAGACTTCGGTTAAAAACCACGGTCaaataataaatcttattaTTCATGATTCGAAAGGGGATTACTTTAATATTGAggttattgttgaaaaaattcacaactattataaaaatgaaaaaactttgtatatttttgacaatgtCGACGACGAAAGTGTTAAAGGTTTGAAAATGTACATTTCAACAAAACCGAATtcatttacattaattacctcTCAATGGAGAACGTGGTCgaacaaagtaaataaagtgtttattgatgttttttcttATGAAGATGCGTTTGCTTacgtaaaaaataatattaaagaatacaccgataaaaacataaaaaacctaattaaaaaacttgGTTATCATCCGTTTGCAATTACAcaagcaataaaatatataaatatacataaaatttcgATAGTAAAGTATATAGATCGATATAGAAGCAatcctataaaaatattaaacactgATATCTTTCCAACCGAAGAAGAATCAAAGTCtgcaataaaagcaatcaatttagttttaatgaaattagaaaaaaataaaattattccattTAAAACACTAAACTGTTTATCTTATTGCGACGgacaaaatatcaataaaaaatttataatccaaatcttaaatcaaatgaaaatagGCGAAGAACATTTAATTGATGAAACAATTGGATTACTAATTAgttattctttactaaattgTGATAATAATGACAAATATTCAATGCACGAGCTGACGCAGTTGTCGTGTAGATGTTTTCAAAGTAGAAATTCAAGTACAAAAACATACATCGATTTAAtcgaaaattgttttaaatttgagttaaatGAAGTTAAAGATCACGTGGATTACggaaatcattttgtttttcattttcttcatatgtttcatattaataaaaagttaatgtcaGAAACCTTCCATCATAAGACAACttctattaaaaagttattagtatGTAAAGGTTTGTTTGATGAAGCAATCGAAATATTAAAAGCTATTCACAAATTTAATGCAGAAACTTATGGTGAAAATAATGAACTTACGACTAATACAGAATATGATATCGCAGACTGTTTGTATGAAATGGGAGAATATAacaaagctttagaaatttttgactTTGTTGATAAGATACAAACTAAAAGTTTAGGTATTAACCATTCATCAACAATGGAAACAAAACACAATATAGCTAGATGTTTATACATGATGGGAAATTTTATTGAAGCttcaaaactttttcaactTCTTGATAAATCACGAACGGAagttttaggtatcaaccatccagatacaatgagAACAAAACATAGTATCGCACTCTGTTTGAAcgctatgggaaaatataacgaagctttagaaatttattattctgttgagaaaatacaaactaaaattttaagtatCAACAATCGAGAAACAATGagaacaaaacataatatcgcaaactgtttgtacgctatgggaaaatataccgaagctttagaaatttattattctgttgagaaaatacaaactgaaattttaggtatcaacaaTCGAGATacaatgaaaacaaaacataatatcgcaaactGTGTGCACGCTATGGGAAAAtgtaacgaagctttagaaatttattattctgttgagaaATCACGAACTGAAGTTTTatgtatcaaccatccagatacaatgttaacaaaacataatatcgcaacCTGTTTGAAAGAAATGGGAAAATATAatgaagctttagaaatttattattctgttgagaaaatacaaacagtaattttaggtatcaaccatccagatacaatgagAACAAAACTTAGTATCGCAATCTGTTTGAAagatatgggaaaatataacgaagctttagaaatttattattctgttgagaaaatacaatcagaaattttaggtatcaaccatccagattcaatgaaaacaaaacataatatcgcaatctgtttgaaagatatgggaaaatataacgaagctttagaaatttattattctgttgagaaaatacaaactgacattttaggtatcaaccatccagatacaatgaaaacaaaacataatatcgcaaactgtttgTACGCTATGGGAAAATGTACCGAAGCTTTAGAAacttattattctgttgataaaatacgaactgaaattttaggtatcagcCATCCAAATACAAtgttaacaaaacataatatcgcaatctgtttgaatgaaatgggaaaatataacgaagctttagaaatttattattctgttgagaaAATACAAACTGACATTTttggtatcaaccatccagatacaatgagaacaaaacataatatcgcaaactgtttgTACGCTATGGGAacatataacgaagctttagaaatttattattctgttgataaaataaacactgaaattttaggtatcaaccatccaggtACAATgataacaaaacataatatcgcaatctgtttgaaagaaatgggaaaatataacgaagctttagaaatttattattctgttgagaaaatacaaactaaaattttaggtatcaaccatccagatacaatgagaacaaaacataatatcgcaaactgtttgTACGCTATGGGAacatataacgaagctttagaaatttattattctgttgataaagtaaaaactgaaattttaggtatcaaccatccagatacaatgataacaaaacataatatcgcaatctgtttgaaagaaatgggaaaatataacgaagctttagaaatttattattctgttgagaaaatacaaactaaaattttaggtatcaaccatccagatacaatgagaacaaaacataatatcgcaaactgtttgTACGCTATGGGAacatataacgaagctttagaaatttattattctgttgataaaataaaaactgaaattttaggtatcaaccatccagatatAATGAGAACAAAACTTAGTATCGCAAACTGTTTGAAAgaaatgggaaaatataacgaagctttagaaatgtgttattctgttgataaaataataactgaaattttaggtatcaaccatccaaatacaatgagaacaaaaaaaagtattgcaaTGTGTTTGAACAAATTAGATACAAggcaaaaaacttgtttaaatcaacagatgttttattttattttatatatgcttataagttttatttttctattgatAAAGActaaattcattaaataa